The following are from one region of the Rhizobium sullae genome:
- a CDS encoding alpha/beta fold hydrolase: MNLNTPAFSSFPHDGLNLVFFDKGDPNGPPVLLIHGFASTANVNWVHPGWLKTLGDAGYRVIAMDNRGHGASDKPHDAEAYRPWIMAEDAVALLDHLGIPEANVMGYSMGARISVFTALAHPHRVRSLVLGGLGIGMTDGVGDWDPIADALLAPSLDDVTHIRGRMFRAFAEQTKSDRQALAMCIRGSRDLVARADMGKIEAPTLIGVGTKDDIAGSAYELAALMPHAEALDIPGRDHMLAVGDKVFKKAVLEFYEKVAGR, from the coding sequence ATGAATCTGAATACGCCTGCATTTTCTAGCTTTCCCCACGACGGCCTGAACCTCGTTTTTTTCGACAAGGGCGATCCGAACGGTCCGCCAGTGCTGCTCATTCATGGCTTCGCCTCGACCGCCAACGTCAACTGGGTGCATCCCGGCTGGCTGAAGACGCTGGGCGATGCAGGCTATCGGGTCATTGCGATGGACAATCGCGGCCACGGCGCAAGTGATAAGCCCCACGATGCCGAAGCCTATCGGCCGTGGATCATGGCGGAAGACGCGGTGGCACTGCTCGACCATCTCGGCATCCCGGAAGCCAATGTCATGGGCTATTCGATGGGTGCGAGGATTTCGGTCTTCACGGCGCTTGCCCATCCGCATCGCGTGCGTTCGCTGGTGCTTGGCGGTCTCGGCATCGGGATGACGGATGGCGTCGGCGATTGGGATCCGATTGCCGATGCGCTGCTTGCGCCGTCGCTGGACGACGTCACGCATATCCGCGGGCGCATGTTCCGCGCCTTCGCCGAGCAGACCAAAAGCGACCGGCAGGCACTCGCCATGTGCATCCGGGGATCGCGCGATCTCGTGGCGCGGGCCGACATGGGCAAGATCGAGGCGCCGACGTTGATCGGTGTCGGAACAAAGGACGACATTGCGGGTTCGGCGTACGAACTGGCGGCTTTGATGCCGCATGCCGAGGCGCTGGACATTCCGGGTCGCGACCATATGCTGGCGGTTGGAGACAAGGTGTTCAAGAAAGCGGTTCTGGAGTTCTACGAGAAGGTCGCCGGGCGGTAA
- a CDS encoding zinc-finger domain-containing protein, whose protein sequence is MAGHNIPHFQNDGGHRVIEVGVKEFMCTGASAPFDHPHIFIDMGDDNEKVCSYCSTLYRFNSALKASQTNPAGCVFHVKAA, encoded by the coding sequence ATGGCCGGCCACAACATTCCCCACTTCCAGAACGACGGCGGACACCGCGTGATCGAAGTCGGCGTGAAGGAGTTCATGTGCACCGGCGCATCCGCGCCCTTCGATCATCCGCATATCTTCATCGATATGGGCGACGACAACGAGAAGGTCTGCTCCTACTGCTCGACGCTTTACCGCTTCAACAGCGCGCTGAAGGCGAGCCAGACGAACCCGGCCGGCTGCGTCTTCCACGTCAAGGCAGCGTAA